One window from the genome of Sphaerotilus microaerophilus encodes:
- the rbfA gene encoding 30S ribosome-binding factor RbfA has product MRHKRATPNRSFRVADQIQRDVAELIRELKDPRIGMVTISGVDVTPDYAHAKVYFSVLVGDAAECETALNEAAGFLRNGLFKRLAIHTVPTLHFHFDRTTERAADLSALINQANASRAKDSED; this is encoded by the coding sequence ATGCGACACAAGCGAGCCACACCCAACCGCAGCTTCCGCGTGGCCGACCAGATCCAGCGCGATGTGGCCGAGCTGATCCGCGAACTCAAGGATCCCCGCATCGGCATGGTCACGATCAGTGGCGTCGATGTGACGCCGGACTACGCCCACGCGAAGGTCTACTTCTCCGTGCTCGTCGGTGACGCCGCGGAGTGCGAGACGGCCCTCAACGAGGCCGCTGGATTCCTGCGCAACGGGCTGTTCAAGCGCCTGGCCATCCACACGGTGCCCACGCTGCACTTCCACTTCGACCGCACCACCGAACGGGCGGCGGACCTGAGCGCGCTGATCAACCAGGCCAACGCCAGCCGCGCGAAGGACAGCGAGGACTGA
- the infB gene encoding translation initiation factor IF-2, which yields MAVTTVAQFAAELNRPATTVLEQLQHAGVSKTSVSDALTDSDKERLLSFLRTSHGTHSADRKKITLTKKSTSEIKQADASGKARTIQVEVRKKRVFVKRDDVPGGAGVSVTEEDAEQAELARREEAARLEADRLREEELAAAERRAAEERARAEREAREQAERAEREAAERVAAEREAAERAASERVAAERAAAERAAAEKAENADKVADTTDRRAAAVAEAAALEVARKSAAGKSRSTVQAPVAAAPAPAPAPAPTPIPVPPRGAVPAPVAAPVKPAPAAPGGPTAPTGLRVVKAADIAAGEAQKQADLERRRKAAEAEAAAIRAMMAAPKKVLTAKKPEEPKPAAAAPGAAGKDGIKGTIHKPKGAPGAPAPAGAAKPGDKKSVKSEKLSSSWADDAKKKGATANKGRAPDTSRGGWRAPAGGRGGRRGDHRGDSGSSFAAPAEQQIHEVHVPETISVADLAHKMSVKASEVIKQLMKLGQMVTINQQLDQETAMILVEEMGHKAFPAKLDDPDAFLLEEHAAQESGESIQRPPVVTVMGHVDHGKTSLLDYIRRARVAAGEAGGITQHIGAYHVETPRGVITFLDTPGHEAFTAMRARGAKATDIVILVVAADDGVMPQTKEAIAHAKAAKVPLVVAINKIDKPDSNLERVRSELVAEGVVPEEFGGDSPFCPVSAKTGAGMDTLLEQVLLHAEVLELKAPIDALAKGLVIEARLDKGRGPVATVLVQSGTLKRGDAVLAGQSFGRVRAMLDEDGKPCQEAGPSIPVEIQGLTEVPQAGDEFMVLADERRAREIATFRQGKYREVTLNKRQAANLESVFESMGQGNVQSLPLIIKADVQGSQEALASSLLKLSTDEVKVQIVHAAVGGISESDINLALASKAIVIGFNTRADAGARKLAEGNGVDIRYYNIIYDAVDEIKAAMSGMLAPEQREEAIGTAEIRTVFVATKIGTIAGSMVTSGLVRRNCRFRLLRENIVIYTGEVESVRRLKDDVKEVKEGFECGIKLKNYTDIAEGDQLEFFEIKEVARTL from the coding sequence ATGGCTGTGACCACCGTTGCCCAGTTCGCTGCCGAGCTCAACCGCCCGGCAACGACGGTGCTCGAGCAACTTCAACACGCGGGGGTGAGCAAGACGTCGGTCAGCGACGCGCTCACCGACTCGGACAAGGAACGGCTGTTGTCCTTCCTTCGTACCTCGCACGGCACCCACAGTGCCGACCGCAAGAAAATCACGCTGACCAAGAAGTCCACCAGTGAGATCAAGCAGGCCGACGCCTCCGGCAAGGCCCGCACGATCCAGGTGGAGGTTCGCAAGAAGCGGGTGTTCGTCAAGCGCGACGACGTGCCTGGCGGTGCTGGCGTCAGCGTGACGGAAGAGGACGCCGAGCAGGCCGAACTCGCCCGGCGCGAGGAGGCTGCCCGTCTGGAAGCCGATCGGCTGCGCGAGGAAGAACTGGCCGCTGCCGAACGCCGCGCTGCCGAGGAGCGGGCACGCGCCGAACGCGAGGCCCGTGAACAGGCCGAACGAGCCGAGCGGGAAGCTGCTGAACGGGTCGCTGCCGAACGGGAAGCTGCAGAGCGTGCCGCGTCCGAGCGTGTGGCCGCCGAGCGTGCTGCTGCCGAGCGTGCCGCTGCCGAGAAGGCTGAGAACGCCGACAAGGTGGCAGACACCACGGATCGCCGCGCCGCTGCCGTGGCTGAGGCGGCGGCGTTGGAAGTCGCTCGCAAGAGCGCCGCAGGCAAGTCCAGGTCGACGGTCCAGGCGCCGGTGGCTGCCGCGCCGGCACCGGCACCAGCTCCTGCTCCGACACCCATTCCGGTGCCACCGCGTGGTGCCGTGCCGGCGCCTGTCGCCGCTCCTGTGAAGCCGGCCCCGGCTGCGCCAGGCGGCCCCACGGCGCCCACCGGGCTGCGCGTGGTCAAGGCGGCGGACATCGCCGCTGGCGAGGCCCAGAAGCAGGCAGACCTGGAGCGCCGCCGCAAGGCCGCCGAGGCCGAGGCCGCTGCGATCCGCGCCATGATGGCCGCACCGAAGAAGGTGCTGACCGCCAAGAAGCCCGAGGAACCCAAGCCGGCCGCAGCCGCACCGGGTGCTGCGGGCAAGGACGGCATCAAGGGCACCATCCACAAGCCCAAGGGTGCACCGGGTGCACCCGCGCCGGCAGGTGCCGCCAAGCCGGGCGACAAGAAGTCGGTCAAGTCGGAGAAGCTGTCTTCCAGCTGGGCCGACGATGCCAAGAAGAAGGGCGCCACCGCCAACAAGGGTCGGGCCCCCGACACCTCACGCGGCGGCTGGCGTGCGCCGGCCGGTGGCCGGGGCGGGCGTCGTGGCGATCACCGGGGTGACTCGGGTTCGTCCTTTGCCGCGCCGGCTGAGCAGCAGATCCACGAGGTGCATGTGCCGGAGACCATTTCCGTCGCCGACCTGGCCCACAAGATGTCGGTCAAGGCCTCCGAGGTGATCAAGCAGCTGATGAAGCTGGGCCAGATGGTCACGATCAACCAGCAGCTGGACCAGGAAACGGCCATGATCCTCGTCGAGGAAATGGGCCACAAGGCGTTCCCCGCCAAGCTGGATGATCCGGATGCCTTCCTGCTGGAAGAGCATGCGGCCCAGGAGTCGGGCGAGTCCATCCAGCGTCCGCCGGTGGTGACCGTGATGGGTCACGTCGACCACGGCAAAACCTCGCTGCTGGACTACATCCGCCGTGCCCGCGTGGCCGCGGGCGAAGCCGGCGGCATCACGCAGCACATTGGCGCTTACCACGTCGAGACACCGCGTGGCGTGATCACCTTCCTCGACACCCCGGGTCACGAGGCCTTCACGGCCATGCGGGCTCGCGGTGCCAAGGCCACCGACATCGTCATCCTGGTGGTGGCGGCCGACGACGGCGTGATGCCGCAGACCAAGGAAGCCATCGCCCATGCGAAGGCCGCCAAGGTGCCGCTGGTGGTGGCGATCAACAAGATCGACAAGCCCGATTCCAACCTCGAGCGCGTGCGCTCCGAGCTGGTGGCCGAAGGCGTGGTGCCCGAAGAGTTCGGCGGCGATTCGCCGTTCTGCCCGGTGTCGGCCAAGACCGGCGCTGGCATGGACACCCTGCTGGAGCAGGTGCTGCTGCACGCCGAGGTGCTGGAACTGAAGGCGCCGATCGACGCGCTGGCCAAGGGCCTGGTGATCGAAGCCCGCCTGGACAAGGGCCGCGGCCCGGTGGCCACCGTGCTGGTGCAGTCCGGCACGCTCAAGCGCGGCGACGCGGTGCTGGCCGGCCAGAGCTTCGGCCGTGTCCGCGCCATGCTCGACGAGGACGGCAAGCCCTGCCAGGAGGCAGGTCCGTCGATCCCCGTGGAGATCCAGGGTCTCACCGAGGTGCCGCAGGCCGGCGATGAGTTCATGGTGCTGGCCGACGAGCGCCGGGCTCGCGAAATCGCCACGTTCCGCCAGGGCAAGTACCGCGAAGTGACGCTGAACAAGCGCCAGGCCGCGAACCTGGAGAGCGTGTTCGAGTCGATGGGCCAGGGCAACGTCCAGTCCCTGCCGCTGATCATCAAGGCCGACGTGCAGGGCTCGCAGGAGGCACTGGCTTCCTCGCTGCTCAAGCTGTCGACCGACGAGGTCAAGGTGCAGATCGTGCACGCGGCGGTGGGTGGCATCAGCGAGTCGGACATCAACCTCGCGCTGGCCTCCAAGGCCATCGTCATCGGCTTCAACACGCGTGCCGATGCGGGCGCTCGCAAGCTGGCCGAAGGCAACGGCGTCGACATCCGCTACTACAACATCATTTACGACGCGGTCGACGAGATCAAGGCGGCGATGTCGGGGATGCTGGCACCGGAGCAGCGCGAGGAGGCCATCGGTACGGCCGAGATCCGCACGGTGTTCGTGGCGACCAAGATCGGCACGATCGCCGGCTCGATGGTCACCTCGGGCCTGGTGCGCCGCAACTGCCGCTTCCGCCTGCTGCGCGAGAACATCGTCATCTACACCGGCGAGGTGGAGTCGGTGCGACGCCTCAAGGACGATGTCAAGGAAGTCAAGGAAGGCTTCGAGTGCGGTATCAAGCTCAAGAACTACACCGACATCGCCGAGGGCGATCAGCTGGAGTTCTTCGAGATCAAGGAAGTGGCGCGGACACTCTGA
- the nusA gene encoding transcription termination factor NusA — protein sequence MNRELLMLVDAISREKNVDREVVFGAVESALASATKKLYEGEVDIRVAIDRETGVYETFRRWHVVPDEAGLQLPEAEILHFEAKEQIDDIEVGDYLEEPVESVPIGRIGAQAAKQVILQKIRDAERETLLNDFLSRGDKIFSGTVKRLDKGDLIIEAGRVEGRLKRTELIPKENLRSGDRVRAMIMEVDPTLRGPQIVLSRSAPVFMIELFRQEVPEIEQSLLEIKSCARDAGSRAKIAVVSHDKRVDPIGTCVGVRGSRVNAVTNELAGERVDIVLWSDDPAQFVIGALAPANVQSIVVDEEKHAMDVVVDEENLAIAIGRGGQNVRLASELTGWKINIMTAEESAAKQAQESDGIRKLFVEKLDVDEEVADILIAEGFASLEEVAYVPLQEMLEIESFDEDTVQELRNRAKDVLLTMEIAKEERVDEVSQDLRDLEGLTPELIGKLADGGIHTRDDLADLAVDELTEMTGVDEAAAKALIMKAREHWFTA from the coding sequence TGAGGTGGACATCCGCGTCGCCATCGACCGCGAGACCGGGGTCTACGAGACCTTCCGCCGCTGGCACGTCGTGCCCGATGAGGCAGGTCTGCAGTTGCCCGAGGCCGAGATCCTGCATTTCGAGGCCAAGGAGCAGATCGATGACATCGAGGTAGGCGACTACCTCGAAGAGCCGGTCGAGTCGGTGCCGATCGGGCGAATCGGTGCCCAGGCGGCCAAGCAGGTGATCCTGCAGAAGATCCGGGATGCTGAGCGCGAGACGCTGCTCAATGACTTCCTGTCGCGCGGCGACAAGATTTTCTCCGGCACCGTCAAGCGCCTGGACAAGGGTGACCTGATCATCGAGGCCGGGCGGGTCGAGGGGCGCCTGAAGCGCACCGAACTGATCCCGAAGGAGAACCTGCGCAGCGGCGACCGCGTGCGGGCGATGATCATGGAGGTCGATCCGACCCTGCGCGGCCCGCAGATCGTCCTGTCCCGTTCGGCGCCTGTCTTCATGATCGAACTGTTCCGGCAGGAGGTGCCGGAGATCGAGCAGAGCCTGCTGGAGATCAAGAGCTGTGCCCGCGATGCCGGCTCGCGCGCCAAGATCGCCGTGGTGTCGCACGACAAGCGCGTCGATCCGATCGGCACCTGCGTCGGCGTGCGGGGGTCGCGCGTCAATGCCGTGACCAACGAGCTCGCTGGCGAGCGCGTGGACATCGTGCTGTGGTCGGACGACCCGGCGCAGTTCGTGATCGGCGCGCTGGCGCCGGCGAACGTGCAGTCCATCGTGGTGGACGAGGAAAAACACGCGATGGACGTGGTGGTGGACGAGGAAAACCTCGCCATCGCCATCGGCCGTGGCGGGCAGAACGTGCGTCTGGCTTCCGAGCTCACGGGCTGGAAGATCAACATCATGACGGCCGAGGAATCGGCCGCCAAGCAGGCGCAGGAAAGCGATGGCATCCGCAAGCTCTTCGTCGAGAAGCTCGACGTCGACGAGGAGGTGGCCGACATCCTGATCGCCGAAGGATTCGCCAGCCTGGAAGAGGTGGCCTACGTGCCGCTGCAGGAAATGCTGGAAATCGAATCCTTTGACGAGGATACGGTCCAGGAGTTGCGCAATCGCGCCAAGGACGTGCTGTTGACGATGGAAATCGCCAAGGAAGAGCGCGTCGACGAGGTGTCGCAGGACCTGCGCGATCTGGAGGGCTTGACGCCCGAACTGATCGGCAAGCTGGCCGATGGCGGCATCCATACCCGCGACGATCTGGCTGATCTGGCGGTGGACGAGTTGACCGAGATGACCGGAGTCGACGAAGCCGCTGCCAAGGCCCTGATCATGAAGGCGCGTGAGCATTGGTTCACCGCTTGA